The Pseudomonas fluorescens genome includes a window with the following:
- a CDS encoding sarcosine oxidase subunit beta, with protein sequence MQRYSGFGLFKHSLSHHENWQRMWRTPTPKKVYDVVIVGGGGHGLATAYYLAKEHGITNVAVVEKGWLGGGNTARNTTIVRSNYLWDESAHLYEHAMKLWEGLSQDLNYNVMFSQRGVYNLCHTLQDIRDSERRVSANRLNGVDGELLNAKQVADEIPYLDCSKNTRYPVMGATVQRRGGVARHDAVAWGFARAADALGVDLIQQTEVIGFRKENGVCIGVETNKGFIGAKRVGVVTAGNSGHMAKLAGFRLPIESHPLQALVSEPIKPIIDSVIMSNAVHGYISQSDKGDLVIGAGIDGYNGYGQRGSYPVIEHTIQAIVEMFPVLSRVRMNRQWGGIVDTTPDACPIISKTPVPNMFFNCGWGTGGFKATPGSGNVFAASLAKGEMHPLAAPFSIDRFHNGALIDEHGAAAVAH encoded by the coding sequence ATGCAACGCTATTCGGGCTTCGGCCTCTTCAAACACTCTCTCAGCCATCACGAAAACTGGCAGCGGATGTGGCGTACGCCGACACCGAAAAAAGTCTACGACGTGGTCATCGTCGGCGGTGGCGGGCATGGCCTGGCGACCGCCTATTACCTGGCCAAGGAACACGGCATCACCAACGTGGCCGTGGTCGAGAAGGGCTGGTTGGGCGGCGGTAACACCGCGCGCAACACCACCATCGTGCGCTCCAACTACCTGTGGGACGAATCGGCCCACCTGTACGAACACGCGATGAAACTCTGGGAAGGCTTGTCCCAGGACCTGAACTACAACGTGATGTTCTCCCAGCGTGGCGTCTACAACCTGTGCCACACCCTGCAGGACATCCGTGATTCCGAGCGCCGGGTCAGCGCCAACCGCCTCAACGGCGTAGACGGCGAGCTGCTCAACGCCAAGCAAGTGGCCGACGAGATCCCCTACCTGGATTGCTCGAAAAACACCCGCTACCCGGTGATGGGCGCCACCGTCCAGCGTCGCGGCGGCGTGGCCCGTCACGATGCCGTGGCCTGGGGCTTTGCCCGGGCGGCGGACGCGTTGGGCGTGGACCTGATCCAGCAGACCGAAGTGATCGGTTTCCGCAAGGAAAACGGCGTGTGCATCGGCGTGGAAACCAACAAGGGCTTCATCGGCGCCAAGCGCGTCGGCGTGGTGACCGCCGGTAACTCCGGACACATGGCCAAGCTCGCCGGCTTCCGCCTGCCGATCGAGTCCCACCCGCTGCAAGCGCTGGTGTCGGAACCGATCAAGCCAATCATCGACAGCGTGATCATGTCCAACGCCGTGCACGGCTACATCAGCCAGTCCGACAAGGGCGACCTGGTGATCGGCGCCGGTATCGACGGCTACAACGGCTACGGTCAGCGTGGTTCGTACCCGGTGATCGAACACACCATCCAGGCCATCGTCGAAATGTTCCCGGTGCTCTCGCGGGTGCGCATGAACCGTCAGTGGGGTGGCATCGTCGACACCACGCCGGACGCCTGCCCGATCATCTCCAAGACCCCGGTGCCGAACATGTTCTTCAACTGCGGTTGGGGCACCGGCGGCTTCAAGGCCACCCCGGGCTCGGGCAACGTCTTCGCTGCAAGCCTGGCCAAGGGTGAAATGCACCCACTGGCCGCGCCGTTTTCCATCGACCGTTTCCACAACGGCGCACTGATCGACGAACACGGCGCTGCTGCCGTCGCCCACTAA
- a CDS encoding sarcosine oxidase subunit delta, which yields MLHIFCPHCGELRSEEEFHASGQAHIPRPLDPNACTDEEWGDYMFFRDNPRGLHHELWDHVAGCRQYFNVTRDTVTYEILETYKIGQKPQFTDKADSPKAAAQALGEKV from the coding sequence ATGTTGCACATCTTCTGTCCTCACTGCGGCGAACTGCGCTCCGAAGAGGAATTCCATGCATCCGGCCAGGCGCACATCCCGCGTCCGCTGGATCCGAACGCCTGCACCGACGAGGAGTGGGGTGACTACATGTTCTTCCGTGACAACCCACGCGGCTTGCACCATGAACTGTGGGACCACGTCGCCGGTTGCCGCCAGTACTTCAACGTGACCCGTGACACCGTGACCTACGAGATTCTCGAAACCTACAAGATCGGCCAAAAGCCGCAGTTCACCGACAAGGCTGACAGTCCGAAAGCGGCTGCACAGGCTCTGGGAGAGAAGGTATGA
- a CDS encoding sarcosine oxidase subunit alpha produces the protein MSQINRLSNGGRIDRNKVLSFTFNGQTYKGFEGDSLAAALLANGVDIIGRSFKYSRPRGIFAAGAEEPNAVLQLGATEATQIPNVRATQQALYQGLVATSTNGWPNVNNDMMGILGKVGGKLMPPGFYYKTFMYPQSFWMTYEKYIRKAAGLGRSPTENDPDTYDYMNRHCDVLVVGAGPAGLAAALAAARSGARVILADEQEEFGGSLLDSRESLDGKPATEWVASVVAELKSMPDVVLLPRATVNGYHDHNFLTIHERLTDHLGDRAPIGQVRQRINRVRAKRVVLATGACERPLVYGNNDVPGNMLAGAVSTYVRRYGVAPGKKLVLSTNNDHAYRVALDWFDAGLQVVAVADARSNPRGALVEEARAKGIRILTGSAVIEARGSKRVTGARVAAIDVRAHKVTSPGEWLDCDLVASSGGYSPVVHLASHLGGKPIWREDILGFVPGEAPQKRVCVGGVNGVYSLGDTLADGFEGGVRAASEAGFKAVEGVLPKALSRHEEPTLALFQVPHEKSTARAPKQFVDLQNDVTAAAIELATREGFESVEHVKRYTALGFGTDQGKLGNVNGLAIAARSLNVSIPQMGTTMFRPNYTPVTFGAVAGRHCGHIFEPVRFTALHAWHVKNGAEFEDVGQWKRPWYFPKNGEDLHAAVKRECKAVRDSVGLLDASTLGKIDIQGTDAREFLNRVYTNAWTKLDVGKARYGLMCKEDGMVFDDGVTACLADNHFLMTTTTGGAARVLQWLEIYHQTEWPDLKVYFTSVTDHWATMTLSGPNSRKLLSEVTDIDLDKDAFPFMTWKEGLVGGVPARVFRISFTGELSYEINVQADYAMGVLEQIVEAGKKYNLTPYGTETMHVLRAEKGFIIVGQDTDSSMTPDDLNMGWCVGRTKPFSWIGWRGMNREDCVREDRKQLVGLKPIDPNVWLPEGAQLVFNTKQAIPMTMVGHVTSSYAHNSLGYSFAMGVVRGGLKRMGERVFAPLADGSVIEAEIVSSVFFDPKGDRQNI, from the coding sequence ATGAGCCAGATCAATCGCCTGTCCAACGGCGGACGGATCGACCGCAACAAAGTGCTGAGCTTCACCTTCAACGGCCAGACCTACAAAGGCTTCGAGGGCGATTCCCTGGCCGCTGCACTGCTGGCCAACGGCGTCGACATCATTGGCCGCAGCTTCAAGTACTCCCGCCCGCGCGGCATCTTCGCCGCCGGTGCCGAAGAGCCGAACGCGGTGCTGCAGCTCGGGGCCACCGAAGCCACGCAGATCCCGAACGTGCGCGCCACGCAACAGGCGCTGTATCAAGGTTTGGTCGCCACCAGCACCAACGGCTGGCCGAACGTGAACAACGACATGATGGGCATTCTTGGCAAGGTCGGCGGCAAGCTGATGCCGCCGGGTTTCTACTACAAAACCTTCATGTACCCGCAATCGTTCTGGATGACTTACGAGAAGTACATCCGTAAGGCCGCAGGCCTGGGTCGCTCGCCGACCGAGAACGATCCGGACACCTACGACTACATGAACCGTCACTGCGACGTGCTGGTGGTCGGCGCTGGCCCTGCTGGTTTGGCCGCCGCACTGGCCGCGGCCCGCAGCGGTGCGCGCGTCATCCTGGCCGATGAGCAGGAAGAGTTCGGCGGCAGCCTGCTCGACTCCCGCGAGAGCCTGGACGGCAAGCCGGCGACCGAATGGGTAGCTTCTGTTGTCGCGGAACTCAAGTCGATGCCCGACGTGGTGTTGCTGCCTCGCGCCACGGTGAACGGTTACCACGACCATAACTTCCTGACCATCCACGAGCGCCTCACCGATCACCTCGGTGACCGCGCGCCGATCGGCCAGGTTCGCCAGCGCATCAACCGCGTCCGTGCCAAGCGCGTGGTCCTGGCGACCGGTGCCTGTGAGCGTCCGCTGGTCTACGGCAACAACGACGTGCCGGGCAACATGCTGGCCGGCGCGGTGTCCACCTACGTGCGTCGCTACGGCGTGGCACCGGGCAAGAAACTGGTGCTGAGCACCAACAACGACCATGCCTATCGCGTGGCCCTGGACTGGTTCGACGCCGGCCTGCAAGTGGTGGCCGTGGCCGATGCGCGCAGCAACCCGCGTGGCGCGCTGGTGGAAGAAGCCCGCGCCAAGGGCATCCGTATCCTCACCGGCAGCGCCGTGATCGAAGCCCGTGGCAGCAAGCGCGTCACCGGGGCACGTGTTGCCGCGATCGACGTCCGTGCCCATAAAGTCACCAGCCCTGGCGAATGGCTGGACTGCGACCTGGTGGCCAGCTCCGGCGGCTACAGTCCGGTGGTTCACCTGGCGTCGCACCTGGGCGGCAAGCCGATCTGGCGTGAAGACATCCTCGGTTTCGTACCGGGCGAAGCACCGCAAAAGCGCGTATGCGTCGGCGGCGTGAACGGTGTCTACAGCCTCGGCGATACCTTGGCCGATGGCTTCGAGGGCGGCGTGCGCGCGGCCAGCGAAGCCGGCTTCAAGGCAGTGGAAGGCGTGTTGCCCAAAGCCCTGAGCCGTCATGAAGAGCCAACCCTGGCGCTGTTCCAGGTGCCTCATGAAAAATCCACCGCACGGGCGCCGAAGCAATTCGTCGACCTGCAGAACGACGTCACCGCCGCCGCCATCGAACTCGCCACCCGCGAAGGCTTCGAGTCGGTGGAACACGTCAAGCGCTACACCGCACTGGGCTTCGGTACTGACCAGGGCAAGCTGGGCAACGTCAACGGCCTGGCCATCGCGGCTCGTTCGCTGAACGTGAGCATCCCGCAGATGGGCACCACCATGTTCCGTCCGAACTACACGCCGGTGACTTTCGGCGCGGTGGCTGGCCGGCACTGTGGGCACATCTTCGAGCCGGTACGTTTCACCGCGCTGCATGCCTGGCATGTGAAGAACGGTGCTGAATTCGAAGACGTCGGCCAGTGGAAGCGCCCTTGGTACTTCCCGAAAAACGGTGAAGACCTGCATGCCGCGGTCAAGCGCGAATGCAAGGCGGTGCGTGACAGCGTCGGCCTGCTGGACGCCTCGACCCTGGGCAAGATCGACATCCAGGGCACGGACGCCCGTGAGTTCCTCAACCGCGTCTACACCAACGCCTGGACCAAGCTCGACGTGGGCAAGGCTCGCTACGGTCTGATGTGCAAGGAAGACGGCATGGTCTTCGACGACGGCGTAACGGCCTGTCTGGCGGACAACCACTTCCTGATGACCACCACCACGGGCGGCGCGGCGCGCGTGCTGCAATGGCTGGAGATCTATCACCAGACCGAATGGCCGGACCTGAAGGTGTACTTCACCTCGGTTACCGACCACTGGGCGACCATGACCCTGTCGGGCCCCAACAGCCGCAAGCTGCTGAGCGAAGTCACTGACATCGACCTGGACAAGGACGCTTTCCCGTTCATGACCTGGAAGGAAGGCCTGGTGGGTGGCGTGCCGGCGCGGGTGTTCCGGATCTCGTTCACCGGTGAGCTGTCGTACGAAATCAACGTGCAGGCCGACTACGCCATGGGCGTGCTCGAGCAGATCGTCGAGGCGGGCAAGAAATACAACCTGACCCCGTACGGCACTGAGACCATGCACGTACTGCGGGCCGAGAAGGGCTTCATCATCGTCGGCCAGGACACCGACAGCTCGATGACCCCGGACGACTTGAACATGGGCTGGTGCGTAGGCCGCACCAAACCGTTCTCGTGGATCGGCTGGCGCGGCATGAATCGCGAAGATTGCGTGCGTGAAGACCGCAAGCAATTGGTGGGCCTCAAGCCGATCGACCCGAATGTCTGGCTGCCGGAAGGCGCGCAACTGGTGTTCAACACCAAGCAGGCGATCCCGATGACCATGGTTGGCCACGTGACCTCCAGCTATGCCCACAACTCCCTGGGTTATTCATTTGCCATGGGTGTGGTCAGGGGCGGCCTCAAGCGGATGGGCGAGCGCGTGTTCGCGCCATTGGCCGACGGCAGCGTGATCGAGGCAGAGATTGTTTCTTCGGTGTTCTTCGATCCGAAGGGGGATCGGCAGAATATTTGA
- a CDS encoding sarcosine oxidase subunit gamma has translation MTAVNVYQQRPTTGAKAESSLHHADLASLVGKGRKNAGVTVREKKLLGHLTLRGDGHDPAFAAGVHKALGLELPGALTVIVKGETSLQWLGPDEWLLVVPTGEEFAAEQKLREALGDLHIQIVNVSGGQQILELSGPNVRDVLMKSTSYDVHPSNFPVGKAVGTVFAKSQLVIRHTGEDTWELVIRRSFSDYWWLWLQDAAAEYGLSVQA, from the coding sequence ATGACCGCAGTCAACGTGTACCAACAACGCCCAACCACCGGGGCCAAGGCCGAGTCGTCGCTGCACCATGCCGACCTCGCCAGCCTGGTGGGCAAGGGCCGCAAGAACGCCGGTGTCACCGTGCGCGAGAAAAAACTCCTGGGCCACCTGACCCTTCGTGGCGACGGCCACGACCCGGCGTTCGCCGCCGGCGTGCACAAGGCCCTGGGCCTGGAATTGCCAGGCGCCCTGACCGTCATCGTCAAGGGTGAAACCAGCCTGCAATGGCTCGGCCCGGACGAGTGGCTGCTGGTAGTGCCCACTGGCGAAGAGTTCGCAGCCGAGCAGAAACTGCGTGAAGCTTTGGGCGACCTGCACATCCAGATCGTCAACGTCAGCGGCGGCCAGCAGATCCTCGAACTGTCCGGTCCGAACGTGCGCGACGTGCTGATGAAATCCACCAGCTACGATGTTCACCCAAGCAACTTCCCGGTGGGCAAGGCCGTGGGCACGGTGTTCGCCAAGTCGCAACTGGTGATCCGCCACACGGGCGAAGACACCTGGGAACTGGTGATCCGCCGCAGCTTCTCCGATTACTGGTGGCTGTGGTTGCAGGACGCCGCGGCTGAGTATGGGTTGAGCGTGCAGGCCTGA
- the purU gene encoding formyltetrahydrofolate deformylase, with protein sequence MSRAPDTWILTADCPSVLGTVDAVTRFLFEQGCYVTEHHSFDDRLSGRFFIRVEFRQPDGFDEQNFRTGLAERAEAFGMVFELTPPNYRPKVVIMVSKADHCLNDLLYRQRIGQLSMDVVAVVSNHPDLKPLADWHQIPYYHFPLDPNDKPSQERQVWQVIEDTGAELVILARYMQVLSPELCRKLDGKAINIHHSLLPGFKGAKPYHQAYNKGVKLVGATAHYINNDLDEGPIIAQGVEVVDHSHYPEDLIAKGRDIEGLTLARAVGYHIERRVFLNANRTVVL encoded by the coding sequence ATGAGTCGTGCCCCAGACACATGGATTCTCACCGCCGACTGCCCCAGCGTGCTCGGTACGGTGGACGCGGTGACCCGCTTTCTGTTCGAGCAGGGCTGCTACGTCACCGAGCACCACTCCTTCGACGACCGGCTCTCGGGGCGTTTTTTCATTCGCGTGGAATTTCGCCAGCCGGATGGCTTTGACGAGCAAAACTTTCGCACCGGCCTGGCCGAACGGGCCGAAGCCTTCGGTATGGTTTTCGAACTGACGCCGCCCAACTACCGGCCCAAAGTCGTGATCATGGTGTCCAAGGCCGATCACTGCCTCAACGATTTGCTCTACCGCCAACGCATCGGCCAGTTGTCCATGGACGTGGTGGCCGTGGTGTCCAACCACCCCGACCTCAAACCGTTGGCCGACTGGCACCAGATTCCCTACTACCATTTCCCCCTGGACCCGAACGACAAGCCTTCCCAGGAACGGCAGGTGTGGCAGGTGATCGAAGACACCGGTGCTGAGCTGGTGATCCTTGCGCGCTACATGCAAGTGCTGTCGCCGGAGTTGTGCCGCAAGCTCGATGGCAAGGCGATCAACATCCATCACTCGCTGCTGCCGGGTTTCAAGGGCGCCAAGCCGTATCACCAGGCCTACAACAAGGGCGTGAAACTGGTCGGCGCGACGGCGCACTACATCAACAACGACCTGGACGAAGGCCCGATCATCGCCCAGGGCGTGGAAGTGGTGGACCACAGCCACTATCCCGAGGATTTGATCGCCAAGGGCCGGGACATCGAAGGGCTGACCCTGGCCCGGGCCGTGGGGTATCACATCGAAAGAAGGGTGTTCTTGAACGCCAATCGCACTGTCGTTCTTTAG
- the fdhA gene encoding formaldehyde dehydrogenase, glutathione-independent, translating into MSGNRGVVYLGQGKVEVQKIDYPKMQDPRGRKIEHGVILRVVSTNICGSDQHMVRGRTTAQTGLVLGHEITGEVIEKGSDVENLKIGDLVSVPFNVACGRCRSCKEQHTGVCLTVNPARAGGAYGYVDMGDWTGGQAEYVLVPYADFNLLKLPDRDKAMEKIRDLTCLSDILPTGYHGAVTAGVGPGSTVYIAGAGPVGLAAAASARLLGAAVVIIGDVNSVRLAHAKAQGFEIVDLSTDTPLHEQIAALLGEPEVDCAVDCVGFEARGHGHDGVKHEAPATVLNSLMQVTRVAGKIGIPGLYVTEDPGAIDAAAKIGALSIRFGLGWAKSHSFHTGQTPVMKYNRQLMQAIMWDRINIAEIVGVQVISLDDAPKGYGEFDAGVPKKFVIDPHKLFSAA; encoded by the coding sequence ATGTCTGGTAATCGTGGTGTCGTGTATCTCGGCCAAGGTAAGGTTGAAGTACAGAAAATCGACTATCCAAAAATGCAGGACCCGCGCGGCAGGAAGATTGAGCACGGTGTCATCCTGCGCGTGGTCTCCACCAACATCTGCGGCTCCGACCAGCACATGGTGCGCGGCCGTACCACGGCTCAGACCGGTCTGGTCCTGGGTCACGAAATCACCGGTGAAGTGATCGAAAAGGGCAGCGATGTCGAGAACCTGAAAATTGGTGATCTGGTGTCGGTGCCGTTCAACGTGGCTTGCGGGCGCTGCCGTTCCTGCAAAGAGCAACACACCGGCGTCTGCCTGACCGTCAACCCGGCCCGTGCCGGCGGTGCCTACGGTTACGTGGACATGGGCGACTGGACCGGCGGCCAGGCCGAATACGTGCTGGTGCCGTATGCCGACTTCAACCTGCTGAAGCTGCCGGACCGCGACAAGGCCATGGAGAAAATCCGCGACCTGACCTGCCTGTCCGACATCCTGCCGACCGGCTACCACGGCGCCGTGACCGCCGGCGTTGGCCCTGGCAGCACCGTCTACATCGCCGGTGCCGGCCCGGTTGGCCTGGCGGCCGCCGCTTCCGCACGCCTGCTGGGCGCTGCGGTGGTGATCATCGGTGACGTCAACTCAGTCCGCCTGGCCCACGCCAAGGCCCAAGGCTTCGAAATCGTCGACCTGTCCACCGACACCCCGCTGCACGAGCAAATCGCCGCACTGCTGGGCGAGCCAGAAGTGGATTGCGCCGTCGACTGCGTTGGCTTCGAAGCCCGTGGTCACGGCCATGACGGCGTCAAGCACGAAGCCCCGGCCACCGTGCTCAACTCGTTGATGCAGGTGACCCGTGTCGCCGGCAAGATCGGTATTCCCGGCCTCTACGTCACCGAAGACCCAGGCGCGATCGATGCCGCCGCCAAGATCGGTGCCCTGAGCATCCGTTTTGGCCTCGGCTGGGCCAAATCCCACAGCTTCCACACCGGCCAGACCCCGGTCATGAAGTACAACCGCCAGCTGATGCAGGCGATCATGTGGGACCGCATCAACATCGCGGAAATCGTCGGTGTGCAGGTGATCAGCCTGGATGATGCGCCGAAGGGGTATGGCGAGTTCGATGCGGGTGTGCCGAAGAAGTTTGTGATTGATCCGCATAAGTTGTTTAGTGCGGCGTAA
- a CDS encoding RHS repeat-associated core domain-containing protein translates to MSSADETVLCRYHYDPLDRLTDCTPPTQARAQRFYLKERLTSEIQGPVERSIFQQDEQLLAQQQRQDGAVGTTLLATDQQRSVLHALDATQPHPLAYTPYGHRPAENGLLSLLGFNGERPDPVTGHYLLGNGYRVFNPGLMRFNSPDSLSPFGKGGLNAYTYCDGDPLNRRDPTGHFFFPKGFNPLKGLRNLLGQKKSPHKAEAPSPTKQYAVGYHGTTDSSARNLLNRGVLDGYAGANSKPEDLVLGEGFYIATDPGVAEEYARSLLSKSERTVVLKVYVTDMPSKALDIDYYRGKGMSEGIKSLRPHIYEDISFKYHGSFRRNPMTVQVNQVRQ, encoded by the coding sequence ATGTCCTCCGCAGATGAAACCGTGCTCTGCCGTTACCACTACGACCCACTGGATCGTTTGACCGACTGCACACCACCGACCCAGGCCCGCGCCCAGCGCTTCTACCTGAAGGAGCGCCTGACCAGCGAAATCCAGGGCCCGGTAGAGCGGTCGATTTTCCAACAGGACGAGCAACTCCTGGCGCAACAACAGCGCCAGGATGGCGCCGTCGGAACCACTTTGCTCGCCACCGATCAACAACGCTCGGTGCTACACGCGCTCGATGCCACGCAGCCTCATCCCCTCGCCTATACCCCGTACGGCCACCGCCCTGCGGAGAACGGCTTACTAAGCCTGCTCGGCTTCAATGGCGAACGGCCGGACCCGGTGACGGGGCATTATTTGTTGGGCAATGGTTATCGGGTGTTCAATCCGGGGTTGATGCGATTTAACAGTCCGGACAGTTTGAGTCCGTTTGGTAAGGGTGGGCTGAATGCATATACCTATTGCGACGGGGATCCGCTTAATAGGCGGGATCCAACAGGACACTTCTTTTTTCCTAAAGGGTTCAACCCTCTCAAAGGGCTCAGAAACTTGTTGGGCCAAAAAAAATCCCCCCATAAAGCTGAAGCCCCCTCGCCGACCAAACAATATGCTGTGGGTTACCATGGCACTACGGATAGCAGCGCACGAAATTTGCTCAACCGCGGAGTTCTGGATGGATATGCAGGGGCCAACAGCAAACCGGAAGACTTGGTACTGGGTGAAGGATTCTACATAGCCACAGATCCCGGAGTTGCAGAGGAATACGCTCGTTCATTGCTCTCAAAAAGCGAACGAACAGTCGTACTAAAAGTATACGTAACCGATATGCCTTCAAAAGCACTCGACATTGACTATTACCGAGGCAAGGGGATGAGCGAGGGGATAAAGTCTTTGCGCCCTCATATCTATGAGGATATTTCATTTAAATACCATGGTTCTTTCAGGCGCAACCCTATGACTGTTCAAGTCAATCAGGTCCGCCAATGA
- a CDS encoding RHS repeat-associated core domain-containing protein: MSANRETLLCRYHYDPLDRLADCTPTAQVSSQRFYLKDRLTTEVRGTAQCSFFQLEDQLMAQQQRQEDTVQTTFLATDHHRSVLQTLAATQLHPIAYAPYGHRALENGLLSLLGFNGERSDPVTGHYLLGNGYRAFNPMLMRFNGPDSLSPFGKGGLNAYGYCVGDPVNRSDPTGHLPNFLKPVLRHLKIIKRPNPATIIDVHGITLPATNDIKNIDIFISPTEEFLILPIGPEHEIPRISRFEFKLWKDSNKIIKQERFLAHQLKNSANLTSEIEDLHEIIQKTLESRTTHKANLHRYEAGIKQMTDEAFQPTSFFFTYPGGPPTYEWAEQHSRHIRNQT, encoded by the coding sequence ATGTCAGCGAACCGTGAAACGCTGCTCTGCCGCTATCATTACGATCCATTGGATCGCTTGGCCGATTGCACGCCAACAGCCCAAGTCAGCTCCCAACGTTTCTACCTCAAGGATCGTCTAACCACAGAAGTTCGGGGGACGGCGCAGTGCTCCTTTTTTCAACTGGAGGACCAGCTCATGGCGCAGCAACAACGCCAGGAAGACACTGTCCAAACCACTTTTCTCGCCACCGATCACCACCGGTCAGTATTACAGACGCTCGCCGCAACGCAGCTTCACCCTATCGCTTATGCGCCTTACGGTCACCGAGCCCTGGAAAACGGTCTACTCAGCCTGCTCGGCTTCAACGGCGAACGATCGGACCCGGTGACGGGGCATTATTTATTGGGAAATGGTTATCGAGCGTTCAATCCGATGTTGATGCGGTTCAACGGCCCAGACAGTTTGAGTCCATTTGGAAAGGGTGGATTGAATGCGTATGGATACTGCGTTGGGGACCCTGTGAATCGAAGCGATCCGACGGGACATCTACCTAACTTTTTAAAGCCTGTACTAAGACACCTAAAAATCATAAAAAGACCGAATCCGGCTACGATCATAGACGTTCATGGCATAACACTTCCTGCAACGAACGACATAAAAAATATAGATATATTCATATCCCCTACAGAGGAATTTTTAATATTACCTATAGGCCCTGAACATGAAATTCCACGCATTTCCCGATTCGAATTCAAACTATGGAAAGACAGCAACAAAATAATCAAACAAGAAAGATTCTTAGCCCATCAACTAAAAAACTCCGCCAACCTCACATCCGAAATAGAAGACCTTCACGAAATCATTCAAAAAACACTAGAATCTAGAACGACTCACAAAGCTAATCTGCACAGGTATGAAGCGGGAATCAAGCAGATGACTGACGAGGCCTTCCAACCAACATCGTTCTTTTTTACCTATCCTGGTGGCCCTCCAACTTACGAGTGGGCAGAGCAGCACTCACGACATATACGCAATCAAACTTAA
- a CDS encoding RHS repeat-associated core domain-containing protein has translation MSANRETPLCRYHYDPLDRLADCSPSTQASTQRFYLQKRLTCEIQGSIGRSIFQQADQLLAQQQRQNGAVETTLLTTDQQRSVLHALNATQPYALAYTPYGHRPPENGLLSLLGFNGERSDPVTGHYLLGNGYRAFNPVLMRFNSPDTLSPFGEGGLNTYVYCAADPVNRNDPTGHVWRPLMKQYRFRTPSTRRPADIIGGSEEPGQNIPIKQKTMDLPERISYVKNPKTQKKHSERSTQHWIAEKSETPHRTNPEDIPNWIESGANLPDKELENSAPLKFSDEVHRLKYRERRAVTLAGRKVNSNIITNLPMYGLGPIPFDLEALRTYYINRYTLEPKNIRG, from the coding sequence ATGTCTGCTAACCGTGAAACACCGCTCTGTCGCTACCATTACGACCCATTGGATCGTCTGGCCGACTGTTCACCATCGACCCAGGCCAGTACCCAGCGCTTTTATCTGCAAAAGCGCCTGACCTGCGAGATACAAGGTTCTATAGGGCGCTCGATTTTCCAGCAGGCCGATCAACTCCTAGCGCAACAACAGCGCCAGAACGGCGCCGTCGAAACCACGTTACTTACCACCGATCAACAACGCTCGGTATTGCACGCACTCAATGCAACGCAGCCTTATGCCCTTGCCTACACGCCTTACGGCCACCGCCCGCCGGAAAACGGTTTGCTTAGCTTGCTCGGCTTCAATGGCGAACGGTCGGACCCGGTGACGGGTCATTATTTGCTGGGTAATGGTTATCGGGCATTCAATCCGGTGTTGATGCGGTTCAACAGCCCCGACACTTTGAGTCCTTTTGGAGAGGGAGGGTTGAATACGTATGTGTACTGCGCAGCAGATCCGGTGAATCGGAACGACCCGACGGGCCATGTTTGGCGCCCACTCATGAAGCAATACAGGTTCAGGACCCCATCGACTCGTCGCCCGGCAGATATAATAGGAGGCTCTGAAGAACCTGGCCAAAACATCCCAATAAAACAAAAAACCATGGATTTACCTGAGCGCATTTCTTATGTAAAAAATCCAAAGACTCAAAAAAAACACAGTGAAAGAAGCACTCAACACTGGATTGCCGAAAAATCCGAAACGCCACACAGAACAAATCCCGAAGACATCCCGAACTGGATTGAAAGCGGCGCCAACCTCCCAGACAAAGAGTTAGAAAACTCTGCTCCACTTAAATTCAGCGACGAAGTGCATCGACTAAAATACAGGGAGCGACGAGCAGTAACGCTCGCCGGTAGAAAGGTCAATTCAAATATAATAACCAACTTACCAATGTATGGCCTAGGACCAATTCCTTTTGATTTGGAGGCATTACGCACCTATTACATCAACAGATATACTTTAGAGCCTAAAAACATTCGTGGATAA
- a CDS encoding cold-shock protein: protein MNDRIKGTVKWFNDAKGYGFISCGKGGEELFVHYSAISGEGYKTLKERQTVSFEIEQGSKGMQATKVTPE, encoded by the coding sequence ATGAACGACCGAATCAAGGGAACCGTTAAATGGTTCAACGATGCAAAGGGCTATGGCTTCATTTCCTGTGGCAAAGGTGGCGAGGAGTTGTTCGTTCACTATTCGGCGATATCCGGCGAGGGTTATAAAACCTTGAAAGAGAGACAAACCGTCTCCTTTGAAATCGAGCAGGGAAGCAAGGGAATGCAGGCCACGAAAGTTACGCCGGAATAA